The Hippoglossus stenolepis isolate QCI-W04-F060 chromosome 11, HSTE1.2, whole genome shotgun sequence genome includes a window with the following:
- the LOC118117493 gene encoding corticoliberin-like: MKLIVLLCVVALISVDCRPAVAPPSHRRLLLPRPLLVHLGEEFSLQLAGGSSSSSVNQALLELTQRPLQAGVKEKRSEEPPISLDLTFHLLREVLQMARAEQIAQQADSNRRMMDAFGR; the protein is encoded by the coding sequence ATGAAgctgattgtgttgttgtgcgtCGTCGCTCTGATCTCTGTTGACTGTCGACCTGCCGTGGCTCCTCCCTCCCACCGTCGGCTCCTCCTTCCCCGACCGCTGCTGGTCCACCTGGGGGAGGAGTTTTCCCTGCAGCTGGCGGgaggctcctcctcttcatcagtgaACCAGGCTCTGCTGGAGCTgacacagcgccccctgcaggccggggtgaaggagaagaggtCGGAGGAACCCCCCATCTCCCTGGACCTGACGTTCCACCTGCTCAGAGAGGTTCTGCAGATGGCGAGGGCCGAGCAGATCGCCCAGCAGGCCGACAGCAACCGCAGGATGATGGACGCCTTCGGGAGATAA
- the LOC118117463 gene encoding E3 ubiquitin-protein ligase TRIM63-like isoform X2, protein MESLEKQLICPICLETFTKPVVILPCQHNLCRKCANDVFQASNPYLSTRSGSTVTSGGRFRCPSCRHEVVLDRHGVYGLQRNLLVENIIDMYKQDSSSKPSSVVKVDQPMCVDHEDERINIYCVSCSAPTCSLCKVFGAHKECEVAPLDTVFTAQKAELTDCISMLVGNNERIQAIIGHLEETCGAVYENGSRQKSKLCETFDHLFALLEEKKGEMTLRISSEQEDRVDNIRGLRRKYSEHMDAAAQLLENAIQTLDESEMVVFLQTSKPLLQKIVEGTNTSHLDKLQHGYDNMEHFTANFKLQRQALSGIAFIRADEDDEDDEIRVTSPGSRADSTSSTCAPAAPAANQQPPLSPAQLSAPTPQRPSETTPTITSHTRNPTPSSSSQTTPHLPPPTASPTPKVESDQNELNDSDGQRHVFSFSWLNQK, encoded by the exons ATGGAGAGTCTGGAGAAGCAGCTCATCTGTCCCATCTGTCTGGAGACGTTCACCAAGCCGGTGGTCATCCTGCCCTGCCAACACAACCTCTGTCGCAAGTGTGCCAATGACGTCTTCCAG GCGTCCAATCCCTACCTGTCGACGAGGAGCGGCTCGACAGTGACATCAGGAGGTCGTTTCCGCTGCCCGTCCTGTCGCCATGAGGTGGTCCTGGACCGACACGGTGTTTATGGACTGCAGAGGAACCTGCTGGTGGAGAACATCATCGACATGTACAAACAggacagcagcag taaaCCGTCCTCTGTGGTGAAGGTCGATCAGCCGATGTGTGTTGATCACGAGGATGAAAGAATCAACATTTACTGTGTGAGCTGCAGCGCCCCCACCTGTTCACTGTGTAAAGTGTTCGGAGCGCACAAAGAGTGTGAGGTGGCTCCACTTGACACCGTCTTCACTGCACAAAAG gcgGAGTTGACTGACTGTATCTCCATGCTCGTTGGGAATAACGAGAGGATTCAGGCGATCATCGGTCACCTGGAGGAAACCTGTGGAGCTGTTTAT gagaACGGCAGCAGACAGAAGTCGAAGTTGTGCGAAACATTTGATCACCTGTTCGCtctcctggaggagaagaaaggtgAGATGACTCTGAGGATCAGCTCTGAACAGGAAGATAGAGTCGACAACATCCGAGGTCTGAGGAGGAAGTACAGCGAGCACATGGACGCTGCCGCGCAGCTGCTGGAGAACGCCATCCAGACGCTGGACGAGTCTGAGATGGTCGTGTTCCTGCAGACGTCcaaacctctgctgcagaa GATCGTGGAGGGAACCAACACGTCTCACCTGGATAAACTCCAACACGGATACGACAACATGGAACACTTCACTGCTAACTTTAAACTTCAGAGACAAGCACTGAGCGGCATTGCCTTCATCCGAG CTGATGAggacgatgaagatgatgagatCAGAGTGACGTCACCAGGGAGTCGAGCTGA cagcaccagcagcacctgcgcaccagcagcaccagcagccaACCAGCAGCCTCCTCTTTCACCTGCACAGCTCTCAGCCCCCACCCCTCAGAGACCCTCAGAGACCACACCCACGATCACGTCACATACAAGAAACCCCACCCCTTCGTCTTCCAGTCAGACCACGCCCCATCTACCCCCGCCCACTGCCAGCCCCACCCCCAAG GTTGAGTCTGATCAGAACGAGTTGAACGACAGCGACGGCCAGAGACACgtgttctccttcagctggctcaaccagaagtaa
- the LOC118117463 gene encoding E3 ubiquitin-protein ligase TRIM63-like isoform X1, with protein sequence MESLEKQLICPICLETFTKPVVILPCQHNLCRKCANDVFQASNPYLSTRSGSTVTSGGRFRCPSCRHEVVLDRHGVYGLQRNLLVENIIDMYKQDSSSKPSSVVKVDQPMCVDHEDERINIYCVSCSAPTCSLCKVFGAHKECEVAPLDTVFTAQKAELTDCISMLVGNNERIQAIIGHLEETCGAVYENGSRQKSKLCETFDHLFALLEEKKGEMTLRISSEQEDRVDNIRGLRRKYSEHMDAAAQLLENAIQTLDESEMVVFLQTSKPLLQKIVEGTNTSHLDKLQHGYDNMEHFTANFKLQRQALSGIAFIRADEDDEDDEIRVTSPGSRAELQPPAAPAAPAAPAAPAPAAPAAPAAPAAPAAPAAPAAPAAPAAPAAPAAPAHQQHQQPTSSLLFHLHSSQPPPLRDPQRPHPRSRHIQETPPLRLPVRPRPIYPRPLPAPPPRLSLIRTS encoded by the exons ATGGAGAGTCTGGAGAAGCAGCTCATCTGTCCCATCTGTCTGGAGACGTTCACCAAGCCGGTGGTCATCCTGCCCTGCCAACACAACCTCTGTCGCAAGTGTGCCAATGACGTCTTCCAG GCGTCCAATCCCTACCTGTCGACGAGGAGCGGCTCGACAGTGACATCAGGAGGTCGTTTCCGCTGCCCGTCCTGTCGCCATGAGGTGGTCCTGGACCGACACGGTGTTTATGGACTGCAGAGGAACCTGCTGGTGGAGAACATCATCGACATGTACAAACAggacagcagcag taaaCCGTCCTCTGTGGTGAAGGTCGATCAGCCGATGTGTGTTGATCACGAGGATGAAAGAATCAACATTTACTGTGTGAGCTGCAGCGCCCCCACCTGTTCACTGTGTAAAGTGTTCGGAGCGCACAAAGAGTGTGAGGTGGCTCCACTTGACACCGTCTTCACTGCACAAAAG gcgGAGTTGACTGACTGTATCTCCATGCTCGTTGGGAATAACGAGAGGATTCAGGCGATCATCGGTCACCTGGAGGAAACCTGTGGAGCTGTTTAT gagaACGGCAGCAGACAGAAGTCGAAGTTGTGCGAAACATTTGATCACCTGTTCGCtctcctggaggagaagaaaggtgAGATGACTCTGAGGATCAGCTCTGAACAGGAAGATAGAGTCGACAACATCCGAGGTCTGAGGAGGAAGTACAGCGAGCACATGGACGCTGCCGCGCAGCTGCTGGAGAACGCCATCCAGACGCTGGACGAGTCTGAGATGGTCGTGTTCCTGCAGACGTCcaaacctctgctgcagaa GATCGTGGAGGGAACCAACACGTCTCACCTGGATAAACTCCAACACGGATACGACAACATGGAACACTTCACTGCTAACTTTAAACTTCAGAGACAAGCACTGAGCGGCATTGCCTTCATCCGAG CTGATGAggacgatgaagatgatgagatCAGAGTGACGTCACCAGGGAGTCGAGCTGAGTTGCAGCCAcctgcagcaccagcagcaccagcagcacctgcagcacctgcaccagcagcaccagcagcaccagcagcacctgcagcaccagcagcacctgcagcacctgcagcaccagcagcacctgcagcaccagcagcaccagcagcacctgcgcaccagcagcaccagcagccaACCAGCAGCCTCCTCTTTCACCTGCACAGCTCTCAGCCCCCACCCCTCAGAGACCCTCAGAGACCACACCCACGATCACGTCACATACAAGAAACCCCACCCCTTCGTCTTCCAGTCAGACCACGCCCCATCTACCCCCGCCCACTGCCAGCCCCACCCCCAAG GTTGAGTCTGATCAGAACGAGTTGA